In the Primulina tabacum isolate GXHZ01 chromosome 15, ASM2559414v2, whole genome shotgun sequence genome, ctacgtaagaagaaaatttaaaaaattaagaataaaaAAACACAGTCTAAAGTATAAAATATGTAACCAGTTAAGAACTAAGTCAGTTTGACTGTGAAATAcgttgaaaaaatatatttattttatccaaTAAAGGAAACAACAATGTACTTGCTAGAAGTGCAAGTGTACTCAAGAATACGACAATAATtgattatatatgtaaataCAAAACTCGACTACATTCAcaagaataatatattaatattaatttttttaaaccataaagtaataatttaaaaattactcCAAATAGTATTGGAACAATATctgatttttattataatttggaTTGtgatattttaatgaaaaaaattaacttAGAAAGAATATATGGGAGAATTGGAGTGCGACAACATCTAGATTTTTACTATCTCGTTTGACACTCGTGGTTGAATGTTGCCAATACTCGCCATTGCGGTTTTTCGCTGTATGTTAGAAGAGTTTTATGTCACTGCATCACAAGTAACTGAGGTAACccgtatcacagataaagattcctgagaccgtctcacaagagacccactatatatatataatgggtctcttgtgagacggtctcacgaatctttatctgtgagacgggtcaaccctaccgatattcataataaaaagtaatactcttagcataaaaagtaatattttcttatagatgatccaaataaaagatctgtcttataaaatacgactcgtgagaccgtctcacacaattttttgatatatatataataacaagtattaaaattaaaaattgttgAAAGGGGTGATTCATCACATAAGCTGGCCACTTCCTCTCCACTCCAGATTACAcgcactcacacacacatgtatGCACGTGTGCATATATGGCATTTAGAATTTCCAAGAGATATACACACATGTTTGCACGTGCGCACACATCTCAATCTagagaataattttttttcttgggtaaattaatttaatttgggttaattatttgaattaaggccttaatttatttctaattgtctgttattttttttttactgaatGACTGGACAGGACAGTTGGATTGCATTGAGCATAATGCATATGCTTCGATGGGGCATTGGTTCTTTCGTTGGGTCAAATGTTAAATAGAAACATCATGTGATTCTTTGGATCACTcgttaaatatcatttttattggTCATTCTTCACATACCAATCCAATTTTTCAATTGGGATTATTcaatatgttttaaattttttttttttaaaaaaagacaaCAGTTGAAAATAAAGGCACAAAAAATGAAGTTTGTCTCCTTTGAATACTTCattggaaaaataatttttctatgaATTTTTTGTTCTCAAATAATCTCTATATTCTTGTTTGCACAATATTTCGATTTACGGACGTGTCAGGTGCAAAAATGCATCGATTTGTGTAAAAACAATgaaaatctaacttctaaaaATCACGACGATTATAGACACTAAATTTGACCGTTCGTTATAGTTTTCTAAACTAATACAACACCAAAACGAAAGAAAATACAATAGAAATTGATGAAATAAACTCTCAACATGAGTGTGTATCAACAAATCAAtagtaaatcataaaaaaacatgaaaagTATAACAAAATAGTGCTAGAATATGTACGAGGATACTAAAATATGACTGGAAAAGCACGAAAAAGTTTGACTAAATTTATTAGAATTATGCAGAGAGTTGTCTGGAGTTGTGCAAGAGATTGTTGTGTGTTCTTCTGTGTTGGCCGATTCCTCATTTTTCTTCACTGTGCGATACGGTTTCTTCCACTCCCCATTACTCACGATCTTCTCCCATTTTCTACCACGACCTCATTCTTTTTCCACGATCTCCTTGCTTGGACGTTATCTGCTTATTTAAATACACTAATAGGCCTATTGTTTTTCTCTATTAATTTAAACTTTTGGGCTTAGAAAATAAATTGGGTCCAATTTAATTTTTGGTGCAAacatctatatatataatatatatatatatatatatatatatatatatatatatattggtctGCATCACATCCAGCTCACACATGGGATCGATCATATGTCGACAATGCTGATAATTGTTTGCTAACTTGTCTGCCTGAACCGGCCGGTTTAATCAAGAAATTAGATGAATTTAGTACATGTAATAATATAGAGACAAACTAATCCTTTACAGAGTGTTGGGTTTGGGATTACAACTTTTCCCACAGGTTTGGAGCCCCGTGGAGAAAACCCGAAATGACATTGAGGATTCCCGATTTTTTCGAGTTTGAGTTCGAGTTcggggatttttttaaatctccGATATAGTTCGGGACGAGTATGAGATTATTATCCTCATCCCCGAACCCGCcccgaaaataatattaataataaaataatagtattactaatataataataatattattttttaaaatattaataatattataattattaatattgatattaatattaatattagcattaataataatagataataataagttttgatttgagaaaattttCGAATCCATCATCGTCTTACcatattgatatttttgaaacgggATGAGGGTGGGGATCGGAAGTTGATCTCCGAAGTTTCAGGTTTAGGGATTCCCTGAACCCGAAAAAGCGGGGATCATGGCGGTTATGAGGGTGGGGATGGAATTCAGGGACGAGGATGGGGATGAGAAACCCACCCTCGCCCCGTCCCATTGCCATCCCTAGTTGGGTTATCTTGCATACACGCATATTTTATCGCatcataaaattaaatagtTATTCAATCTCTAAAATTGATCTAATTTTAGATCCTACTATACACGCAGAGCCGTACCTATTGCGAGGCGAGAGAGGCCATCGCCTCAGGGCCTGACCATCACAGGGGCCAAAAAAAAATCTCATGTTGTTGAGGTCTGCACCTAAATAGTATGTGCATTGgacattaaaaaaaatggacATTGACCCATTgaaaacatgattaaatatgatgattgtgttcattgatgatttaatCAAATTATGTAGAGCCCAAACAATAAAACTACACGgctcattaattaaatttttaaaaattttgtatgcataaaatggtaATGTTTGtccaatatatttattattttatcttgcGTCAATTCGTAtgttaaacttttatattttacttGTCCATTATTTGACatcttttcttaaatttatgTAGTTGGacacatttcaaaaaataaaacacaaaaaattatgatacttacctattttacatatttttatttttattttcttgaataaaatattatattcattatttaaaataaatcatatatttttacaatattggttcattatatttatcattttgtatttgaatagtttatattgataaatttcaattttagcaATATATCTTACAATTTTTGCCAATTTCAATCTTTTTCCAATATAATTATTCATATGACACTGCATTACGTTAAAGTCATGCTGATGTTGTGGCGCACGAAGAAAAAAATCGCaaaaagataaatatataactcgtaaattatattttccttATATCTATTatttggttatttttaatttgcaaACTGAGCTTTACGATTATTTATcacaacaagattttttttaacatatcgTCTTAGGCCTTGTGAACCACAGGTACAGCTCTGTATACACGTGGTCGATATTGTAAGACGTTACAATAGTCGACTTGTAAAAATATCGGTTCCCTAAAACTTAATTTGAATTCTGTCACGTCCTCGTCTCTAACAAAAGAAATACATTCATAGAGACAACGTATACAAAACATGGACTGTATAATTAGAGACATCATGTGCCCACATGGTGGAATTCAATATTTTGTTGGGAAATTGAAAAaccgaatatatatatatatatatatatatatatatatattggtggtttatttaataatatgatATCCCTTAAAAAGGAAAATACATATCGGGTGGCAGTTGTACACGTGGGAGGTGGTCTCCGATTGGGTCCCACCATGTTTGTTAATATAATCGTACGGATTCCTATGTACCAAACAATGTGTGTGTTATAAATAAAAGGTTTAAAAACGAGACTCTCTCCCATTAGTCATTGGACCTAATTGAGCCCAATCAATGTTTCCCTCCTTGGCCCAATTGATTACAGCTTTTGGGCTTATTCTAGGCCTATTTTGGCTCGAATCCCAACTTGATTTCTAGTTGTTAGATCgttacacaaattttttttaaagaacttttcacgctgtcaattttgtgaaatgAATATCTAATTCGACTCAGCTTAtgaaagaatattattttttttgttaaaaatattgttttttcaaAGTAGATATATGTCAACTCGACTCGTCTCAAGAATGTAGACTAGTGAGACGATAATTATGTTCATAATATAATTAAGTGTTGATTTGCTCATATATTTCATTTGACAAAACTCATTTCCAAGTTTTTCATGTCAGCTTTCCATTGTAATTTCGACTCATACATTAGTTTTCAAGTAAGATTGACAATCAAGTTATCGTTAGTATTGAGTGTTGATCATGGTTATAAATATGTATTACAACTTCTGTAAATTAATAATGTCGAAAGTATGCAACTTTTGTTAATTTAAAGGGTATCAATTAATTTTATCGAATAATAATTGTAAAAAGATGGccattttcaatatattttttgaaaattacgaTGGCGCATGCATCCTACTTGTTCCATTGGCCACCGGATTAAAACAGCATAACCAACCAAAGGAAACTCGTCCTTCTCGCCTTCAGATTTCTATCTCGCTGGCGATCATATTTCCAAATCCAAATCTCCCTTTTCCCATCAAAATAAAAGAAATCTTAGCGAAGAAAGGAGGAATCAAGAACAGATCATGAGTTACTACAACCAGAATCAACCCCCTGTTGGTGTTCCTCCTCCTCAAGGCGAGTTCTTTGATTCGATTTCCGTATAGCTTTTTCTTGATTGTCATTGATTTGAACTTTTTGGGGGGTAACGATTTGgcctttgttttattttattttatttttatttacagGATATCCGCCGGAGGGGTATGGAAAGGATGCGTATCCGCCGCCAGGCTACCCGCCGCAAGGGTACCCACCGCAGGGCTACCCACCACAGGGATACCCACCTCAAGGATATCCTCCGCAGTACGCCCCACAATACGCACCGCCACCTCATCAGAAGCAATCCGGTTCTGGCTTTATGGAAGGATGGTAAGCATCCGCTCCGATCAAAGTAGTTTTATTCTGTCTATTTGTTGCAGGATGCATGTACATTATTACGTTTACGTGTTATAAAATTTACGGTAGCTAATCTACATCCATGCAGATCTGGAGATCATCTGCGATTTTAtatgtaaaattttaaattttagggGTTTTTTTGTTGGATTGATCTCGGATGAATTTCTTCCCCTCCTCAGTGTGTCTTTCCGGGCAAGAATTGGGTTCCCGGGAGACCTTTTTTTACGTGAAATGTTGGCCCCTtcacacccacacacacatgtgtgtgtgtgtgtatatatatatatatatagtccaAACTACTGTTTTCTAGCACGTTGTCCTCTTCTGTGAGGCTTGATAAACAATGTTCGTCttttcctctcttttttttaGGTTATATTCTTCAAaggtttttcttctttttcaagAGCTTTTCTTCCTTTCTTAATATTTAGATTAAAATGTTGCTGCCCCTTTTTATGCTCTTCAGGTTAGATACGTGCATGGATTGATGATAAGTTCGAAACAATATTCGATGTCGTCAATCAACTAATATTTCATCCTTCGAAATAATTTAGAAGTATTTGCACTTTTATCATCATGAGACGTAAAAACTATCACGGTTTATTACACGGGCTTTACTTGAATTTAAGAACACAGCCATGGCAAACACAGTTATTGATTATTATAAGTCTTGTTTTCGAGTAATACTGCGTACTCGTCATTGTTTCTACTAATTTTTCTCGCTTTGATCTCTAAGCAACTGACTAGCTCCTATAGTATTTGTAGCCAAAAAAATTGTCTTCATATCTTTAGCAAAGTGAAAACAAAATTTGATATTCTTGCTCTTATTTGTACAGTTTGGCTGCACTATGCTGCTGTTGCCTCCTTGATGCATGCTTCTGATGAAGAAACACTGGAGGAGAACTTCTTTGGTTGGTTGTTCTTCcagaaaaataactaaaaaaaatcGACGTCCTCCTATTTTTACATTCATTCAAGGGATCTTGATTCTTGTCAACGATGTCTATGGTTTGCCCATCAAGaattagttatatatatatgttctgTTTTCTAATTAGATTTCTATGTTTTCAGTTTGTGTATATTCTCATGATGTGGTGTGAGTATGACAATGCTTTAATTTCTTGGATGGTTTCTTCTCTTGTGTACATTGAGTCGAAACATTATCAGGTGTTTGAGCTGGTTGGTGTTGTAATGATCTATTCAAAACTTCATATGAAATGCAGATTAATTAATACATGTGAAAAAACATATTATAAAAAGTAACATAataaatttagttttttttcctTCTAATTTGTTAGGTGAAAATCTGTTGTAAAGTGAATTGGTATAGacaaatcaatatatttgtCGTAATGAATTTGAATTATTTGGTTTCATATCGACCAATTTAAACGTCACGAAAATTAAACTGAAATGGTCtaaacaaatcaatatatttgtTATAATAGATTTGAAATCTTTAGTTTCATATCAACCAATCCGAAAGTTACCGAAGTAATGAAGTACTTGTGTTATACCTAAAACAAGCTAAGCCTACAAGAGTTACCAAAGCCCGTGAAATTCCAAGCCACAGCCAAATAGAAGCTAAGCCCACAAGATGTGCAAGCAGTTGGTCCAAGAAAAGCACGATGCGGGGAGTTGAGCCATGACCCAACGTGAGTGATCGTGGAATGCGGTTGAAACTCCCCCGTGGAGTGTGACAAAAGCAGTAGGAATCAGAAAGagacacacaacacacacatccAACAAATCTACAGCAAACTTCTGCAGAATTCTATCATTAATTGTTTGCTCATTTTCAATTTACAAGCAGTCTATTTTCTAATTCCTTCAAATTTATTGTAAAATGTCGATCAAGTTCATATCaacataattatatttaatgttgttAATGGATTCCTCCTGTAATTTTGTCATATTTCTCATTTTTTGTTTGCGCTTTTTGAGCCATTTCGAAGGAGTTAGAACTTACGACCGAATCGAGACCTACAACGTTTGGTTAAATGAGTCAGATTATTTCACAACTTTGGCACGATCACGTGCCTGGCACGCCCCGCAATTTTCGTGACAAACAAATTGGCACGCCTGGTGGGACCCAATGCCTCCAAAGCATACTGAGAAGAATGAAGGAATTCCTCCATCACATGAGAAAAGTCATCGTTCACAGGAAGAAGAAACTGATACAGATGGAAGAGCAGTTGAAATACTTGTACACCAGTTCGAAGAAGAGGCTGTGAAGGAAGGAAGTCGCAGTTTCTGGTGGCGATGGGGCTTCATCAAACATCATGTTGACCATGGAGAGAAATATCCGCAATGATCGCAAAGAAATGACCAAAGCTTTCACTACTGTCATGATGGAATTTATGGCAGAAGTAAAGAAACTGAGAAAATCTGCACAAGGTGAGATTATTACATCAGAAAATGATAAACTTCAAGAAGCTGACATTAAACTGTCTAAAGATCAAGGCCAGGGATCAGGGATTTCTCAAGCAGGCGAAAATCGCCGTTTGAGAGAAGCACTGATTCACGAATCTACCAGGGAAGGAAGATATACTCCTCCACACAAAAGGGACGAGGAGTTGGGGTTGAAATACCAAAATTGCAGTAACAGTAAACAAATGACTGGTAATATATTCTTTATGACGTCTTTTAACTTGCATCCGCGGATGTATGGTGATGGAGGAATGCTCGGTTATGCAGTACCAAATGCGGAGAATAACACCCGGGGGCAATCTATTCTCCACACCAGTTACGACAAACTCCAGTGTTAGATTTTGAGACGGTACATGATGTtattcaagagttgtatggcCCAGGAGTGAGGCCAATCAACCGACCAGAGTTTCACAAACCGCATCCTGATATTGTTGATCGTGACAACCCTTATCCACGAGGATACCGCATTCCAGACTTCACTTTATACTCTGGAGAAGATGATCAATCTAGTGTGGAACATGTAGCAAGGTTTACAATCTAGTGTGGGGAATTAGCGAATTTGGAAAAATTTTCCAATTACAAGCTACGTCTGTTCCCAAATTCTTTGATTAGCACTGCTTACACGTGGTATGCGACGCTACCTCGAAACTTTATTATGACTTGGCATGATATAGAACGTCAATTCCATACACAATTCTTTCGAACAGTACCTTAGATTAGTATAGCGGAATTGTCAAAGGTGGTCCAAAAGCCGGGGGAATCTACTAATGATTTCATTTGTAAATTTAAGAAAGTAAGAAGTAGATGCCGAGTATTCCTTCTTGAATCAGAGTATGTGAAAATGGCACAGCGAGGGATTGATTTTGGACTTAGGAAGAAGTTCCAAGGGATGGAATTCCACGATTTTTATGAGCTTGCTGCCAAAGTATCAGAATATGAAGAATTATTGTGGGAGGAGAGTTATAAAAGGAAATCTACAGTAGGCTCTTACTTCCAAGAAGTTGAGGAAATTGCCTTGGCAGAAATGGTAAATTCCGGATCACGCACCGTACCTTTCTTGAAACACAAGAGTGAAGAATCTGCTAAGAAAAACATTCACCCAGTGAAACACCATATACTTTCGATGTGTCAAAGACGGAAGAAATATTTGATCACTTGGTGAAGGAAAAGTTTATAACATTTCCCCCAGATCATAAGCTACACACCAAGGAGGAGATGAAAGGAAGAGATTACTATAATTATCACAATTCCTTCAACCATAATACTAATGCTTGTTGGGCTTTCAAAAATGTCTTGCAGGAAAGAATAAAAAAGGGAGTCCTGAAATTTCccgagagaaaagaaacaatgaTAGTGGATGAAGATCATTTTCACCCGGTAGCAAATGTGAATGTGAGCAGTACTGACTTGCATTTCTTAATCAATAAGAAGAAAAGGGGTGGAGGTGAGGGCAGGTCCATTAAAGAAGTGTCGAGTGCCTCAGAAAATGATATTTCAGATTAAGGAGAAGAAAACAgaaatttttcatgaaaaagacCGCTATTGCAATGGGAGTGGTGTGCATTATAGTGGGAGGAATATGAGGTATGATAGGGAATCTATGGCCAAAAGGCCAGAGAACCAGTACCTCAGAAGGAGCTCGTTTCCTGGGTTGGCGAATGGCGAGAGAAGAAGGGACCCACAGTTGGTCCAGAAGATAATACAGAGGCCAGAACCTCTAGGCTCTGATAAAACATATGAAAGGAAACCTCGTTTTGTTGTTCCTCCCAGAGCAACCCCCGACGGTAGATGGAAGCGGGTAGAACATCCAAAGTTCCCAAAACCTCTTTCTCGGACCCAAAAAT is a window encoding:
- the LOC142527226 gene encoding protein CYSTEINE-RICH TRANSMEMBRANE MODULE 13-like — encoded protein: MSYYNQNQPPVGVPPPQGYPPEGYGKDAYPPPGYPPQGYPPQGYPPQGYPPQGYPPQYAPQYAPPPHQKQSGSGFMEGCLAALCCCCLLDACF